The proteins below come from a single Arthrobacter crystallopoietes genomic window:
- the hemL gene encoding glutamate-1-semialdehyde 2,1-aminomutase → MTSSEELFERARHLMPGGVNSPVRAFGSVGGTPRFMVSAKGPYLTDADGREYVDLVCSWGPALVGHAHPEVLAAVHAAVDRGLSFGASTPAEAELAAIVMERVSAVERLRMVSTGTEATMTAVRLARGFTGRNLIIKFAGCYHGHLDGLLAAAGSGLATLALPGSAGVTEATAAETLVLPYNDLAAVEAAFETHGPNIAAVITEAAPANMGVVEPGAGFNAALSRITAQHGALLILDEVLTGFRTGYAGYWGLTGGAEGTDAPFTPDLLTFGKVIGGGMPVAALGGRAEVMDYLAPVGPVYQAGTLSGNPIAMAAGVATLTAATPEVYAGIDKRSLELSGAVSAALGEAGVDHSIQRAGNLFSVAFGTSANGVHNYEDAQGQETFRYAPFFHSMLDSGVYLPPSVFEAWFLSAAHDDKTMDRIYAALPAAAKAAAAASPGA, encoded by the coding sequence ATGACTAGCTCTGAAGAACTGTTCGAACGCGCGCGCCATCTGATGCCCGGGGGAGTGAACTCGCCCGTGCGGGCCTTCGGATCCGTAGGCGGGACGCCGCGCTTCATGGTCTCCGCCAAGGGGCCCTACCTCACCGACGCCGATGGCCGCGAGTACGTTGACCTGGTCTGCTCCTGGGGCCCGGCACTGGTGGGTCATGCCCACCCCGAGGTGCTGGCAGCCGTCCACGCTGCCGTGGACCGCGGCTTGTCCTTCGGCGCGTCCACGCCCGCCGAAGCCGAACTGGCGGCCATCGTGATGGAGCGCGTTTCCGCCGTCGAGCGGCTGCGTATGGTATCCACGGGCACCGAGGCCACCATGACCGCCGTGCGGCTGGCCCGCGGCTTTACGGGCCGCAACCTGATCATCAAGTTCGCAGGCTGCTACCACGGTCATTTGGACGGACTGCTGGCGGCCGCCGGATCGGGTCTTGCCACGCTGGCTCTGCCTGGCTCTGCCGGTGTCACCGAGGCAACGGCGGCGGAGACTCTGGTCCTTCCTTACAACGACCTGGCAGCGGTTGAAGCAGCGTTCGAAACCCACGGGCCCAACATCGCCGCGGTGATCACCGAAGCTGCACCGGCCAATATGGGTGTCGTGGAACCGGGTGCAGGCTTCAACGCCGCGCTTTCCCGAATCACTGCACAGCACGGCGCCCTGCTTATTCTGGACGAGGTCCTAACCGGCTTCCGGACCGGCTATGCAGGCTACTGGGGCCTCACCGGAGGAGCCGAGGGAACGGACGCCCCGTTCACGCCGGACCTGCTGACCTTCGGCAAGGTCATTGGCGGCGGCATGCCGGTGGCAGCACTGGGCGGCCGGGCCGAGGTCATGGACTACCTTGCCCCGGTGGGTCCGGTCTACCAGGCCGGCACACTGTCCGGAAATCCGATCGCGATGGCGGCCGGTGTGGCCACTCTGACCGCCGCCACGCCCGAGGTCTACGCGGGGATCGATAAGCGGTCCCTGGAGTTGTCCGGTGCGGTCTCCGCCGCGCTGGGCGAAGCAGGAGTGGACCACAGCATCCAGCGTGCCGGGAACCTCTTCAGCGTGGCCTTCGGAACCTCGGCCAACGGAGTCCACAACTACGAGGACGCCCAGGGACAGGAAACCTTCCGGTACGCTCCGTTCTTCCATTCCATGCTGGATTCCGGCGTCTACCTGCCGCCGTCGGTCTTCGAAGCGTGGTTCCTCTCCGCGGCGCATGACG
- a CDS encoding uroporphyrinogen-III synthase, with translation MPLLRPRGNPGSPLAGLVVVLPRSADRAGAMVAELAGRGAEPKLMPLIDFEEPESSRELDEALRMLGQGRFAWMVITSITTVRALKQRAAALGTTLKALSGDTKIAAVGSGTAAALVAEGLHVDLVPEGTMDAVGLVADWPPPGEPRPETALRTNVFLPQADIAADTIFEGLMDKGWQVLPVVAYHTVDHPARTERRLSAVLESASPASTGAEQEPITVEEFNRGVAEKAVDAVVLTSPSVARRLHQLAPDLPPHVLLVAIGNSTAREAGTLGLEIAATATAPTPAGIADALTEALKTRTAPKPKDDDELS, from the coding sequence ATGCCCCTGCTGCGGCCGCGAGGCAACCCCGGGAGTCCGCTTGCCGGGCTGGTAGTAGTGCTGCCGCGCAGTGCTGACCGCGCAGGTGCCATGGTGGCGGAGCTGGCCGGCAGGGGCGCCGAACCGAAGCTGATGCCGCTGATCGACTTCGAGGAGCCTGAGTCCAGCCGCGAGCTGGACGAAGCGCTGCGTATGCTCGGCCAAGGCCGCTTCGCGTGGATGGTCATCACCAGCATCACCACCGTGCGGGCGCTGAAGCAGCGCGCCGCCGCACTCGGCACCACGCTGAAGGCACTCTCCGGCGACACCAAAATCGCGGCAGTCGGCTCGGGAACGGCCGCGGCCCTGGTAGCCGAGGGCCTGCACGTTGACCTTGTTCCCGAGGGCACCATGGACGCCGTCGGACTGGTGGCTGACTGGCCGCCGCCGGGCGAACCGCGTCCGGAAACGGCCCTGCGCACCAACGTCTTCCTGCCGCAGGCGGATATCGCGGCTGACACCATTTTCGAGGGCCTGATGGACAAGGGCTGGCAGGTGCTGCCTGTGGTCGCCTACCACACGGTGGACCATCCGGCCCGGACGGAGCGGCGCCTGAGCGCTGTGCTCGAGTCCGCCTCCCCGGCGTCGACCGGAGCCGAACAGGAACCGATTACGGTGGAAGAATTCAATCGCGGCGTCGCCGAAAAAGCGGTTGATGCCGTTGTTCTTACGTCTCCGAGCGTGGCCCGCCGGCTGCATCAACTCGCGCCGGATCTGCCGCCGCACGTACTGCTGGTGGCCATCGGAAACAGCACCGCGAGGGAAGCCGGAACACTCGGCCTGGAGATCGCCGCGACCGCCACCGCGCCGACGCCGGCCGGGATCGCGGACGCGCTTACCGAGGCCCTCAAGACCCGCACCGCACCAAAGCCGAAGGATGATGATGAGCTTTCCTAG
- the hemE gene encoding uroporphyrinogen decarboxylase produces MTLNASHPMMDGRTSDSALITAYRGGKPDRRPVWFMRQAGRSLPEYRELRQGIAMLDSCLNPELAAEITLQPVRRHDVDAGIFFSDIVIPLKLAGVDVDIVPGVGPVLGSPVRTAADVANLPTLTDEALEPIREAVRLTVNELGKKPLIGFAGAPFTLAAYMVEGKPSRDHLGPRTMMHADPETWRALTDWAADASGKFLRAQLEAGASAGQLFDSWAGSLGLEDYRRHVAPASSRALDHVRDLGVPLVHFGTGTSELLVAMRDVGVDVIGVDYRLPLDEANRRLGGKTPLQGNIDPALLSAPWEVLEQHVREVLAAGAAAPGHVVNLGHGVPPETDPEVLTRVVKLIHSVDL; encoded by the coding sequence ATGACGTTGAATGCTTCCCACCCCATGATGGATGGCCGGACCTCGGATTCTGCCCTGATTACCGCTTACCGCGGCGGGAAGCCCGACCGGCGGCCGGTATGGTTCATGCGGCAGGCCGGCCGTTCGCTGCCGGAATACCGCGAGCTGAGGCAGGGGATCGCGATGCTCGATTCCTGCCTGAACCCGGAGCTGGCCGCCGAAATCACGCTGCAGCCCGTGCGGCGGCACGATGTGGACGCCGGAATTTTCTTCTCCGACATCGTTATTCCGCTGAAGCTGGCGGGGGTGGACGTTGACATTGTTCCCGGTGTCGGACCGGTGCTCGGCAGCCCGGTGCGGACCGCAGCGGACGTCGCGAACCTGCCCACCCTGACCGATGAAGCGCTGGAGCCCATCCGTGAAGCCGTGCGGCTCACGGTCAATGAACTGGGGAAGAAGCCGCTGATCGGCTTCGCCGGTGCGCCGTTCACTCTCGCGGCCTACATGGTGGAGGGCAAGCCGTCGCGTGACCACCTGGGTCCGCGGACCATGATGCATGCCGACCCGGAAACCTGGCGGGCCCTCACCGACTGGGCGGCGGACGCCTCCGGAAAGTTTCTCCGCGCCCAGCTCGAAGCCGGAGCCAGCGCAGGACAGCTCTTTGACTCCTGGGCAGGCTCGCTGGGCCTGGAGGACTACCGCCGCCACGTGGCGCCGGCTTCCTCCCGCGCCTTGGACCACGTCCGCGACCTTGGCGTTCCGCTCGTCCACTTCGGCACCGGGACTTCCGAACTGCTGGTCGCGATGCGCGATGTCGGGGTCGACGTGATCGGCGTGGACTACCGTCTGCCGCTGGACGAGGCCAACCGCAGGCTGGGCGGCAAGACCCCGCTGCAGGGCAACATTGATCCGGCGTTGCTGTCTGCCCCGTGGGAAGTGCTGGAACAGCACGTCCGCGAAGTACTCGCCGCCGGCGCCGCGGCCCCGGGACATGTGGTCAATCTGGGGCACGGTGTCCCGCCGGAAACGGATCCGGAAGTGCTGACCCGCGTGGTCAAGCTGATCCATTCGGTGGACCTGTAG
- a CDS encoding ferrochelatase, whose protein sequence is MAPKNYDAIILASFGGPEGQEDVIPFLRNVTRGRGIPDERLEEVSHHYRANGGISPINAQNRALKAAMEAELASRGIDLPVFWGNRNWAPFIADTFREAYDAGHRRVLAITTSAYSCYSSCRQYREDFGVALVETGLEGKLEVDKVRQYFDHPGFVEPFVEGVREGLASVRADLAAKGEADAPVHIMFATHSIPMGDAEAAGPRLADGAGYDGGSAYVAQHLATGQAVLDRIPEAAGVAHSLVYQSRSGAPHVPWLEPDINDALEELAAQGVRGVVIVPLGFVSDHMEVIWDLDTEALETCGKLGLAAARVPTPGVHQKFVAGLVDLICERTAEHNIAERAATTRLGPWMDVCFPNCCANRRGEKPTVAGMDSTVGVPAP, encoded by the coding sequence ATGGCGCCGAAGAACTACGATGCCATCATCCTGGCGTCCTTCGGCGGCCCCGAGGGCCAGGAAGATGTCATCCCGTTCCTGCGCAATGTCACGCGGGGGCGCGGCATTCCCGATGAGCGGCTCGAAGAGGTGTCCCACCACTACCGCGCCAACGGCGGCATCAGCCCGATCAATGCGCAGAACCGGGCGCTCAAGGCTGCCATGGAGGCCGAACTGGCCAGCCGCGGGATCGACCTGCCCGTGTTTTGGGGCAACCGGAACTGGGCGCCCTTCATCGCGGACACCTTCCGCGAAGCGTACGACGCCGGCCACCGCCGCGTGCTGGCCATCACCACCAGCGCCTACTCCTGCTATTCCAGCTGCCGCCAGTACCGCGAGGACTTCGGCGTAGCGCTGGTGGAAACCGGGCTGGAAGGCAAGCTGGAAGTGGACAAGGTCCGCCAGTACTTCGACCACCCGGGCTTTGTGGAGCCGTTCGTCGAGGGCGTGCGCGAAGGTCTGGCCAGCGTCCGGGCCGACCTTGCCGCCAAGGGCGAGGCCGATGCGCCCGTGCACATCATGTTCGCGACCCACTCCATTCCCATGGGAGACGCCGAGGCAGCCGGGCCGCGCTTGGCGGACGGCGCCGGGTACGACGGCGGCAGCGCTTACGTGGCGCAGCACCTGGCTACCGGCCAGGCTGTGCTGGACCGGATTCCGGAGGCTGCCGGCGTCGCGCATTCGCTGGTTTACCAGTCCCGGTCCGGGGCACCGCATGTGCCGTGGCTGGAGCCGGACATCAACGATGCCCTCGAAGAGTTGGCCGCGCAGGGCGTCAGGGGCGTTGTCATCGTCCCGCTGGGCTTTGTCAGCGACCATATGGAAGTGATCTGGGACCTGGACACCGAGGCGCTGGAGACCTGCGGCAAGCTCGGCCTCGCCGCCGCCCGGGTACCGACGCCGGGCGTGCACCAAAAGTTCGTTGCCGGCCTGGTCGACCTGATCTGCGAACGGACCGCCGAGCACAACATCGCCGAACGCGCCGCCACTACCCGGCTGGGGCCGTGGATGGACGTATGTTTCCCCAACTGCTGTGCCAACCGCCGCGGCGAAAAACCCACGGTTGCCGGCATGGATTCCACCGTAGGAGTACCCGCACCGTGA
- the hemG gene encoding protoporphyrinogen oxidase yields MPHQRHDAGHQDRVASRSNPWTGRLPALKAPTAVVVGGGIAGLVAARELAMQGVQVTVLEASADFGGCVARHEVAGFTLDAGAESFATRSQAVSGLAGELGLGESIVAPDPGGAWVQLPGSAQRLPKTGLLGIPADPTDPQIVAAIGRTASLRAAADRVLPLGNLLGKDQLSLGELVRTRMGSTVLERLVTPVAAGVYSADPDVLDVDSVAPGLRASVATHGSLQAAVGAMRKATPAGSAVAGLAGGMGRLTEALLADLKRRKVQLHASSPVKAISKHDGGWRVASADGTFDAAGLVMAADGVSAVTLLQESIPGIADLKPAAGPSVALVTLVVDQPELDAKPRGTGLLVAPGVEDIAAKALTHATAKWPWLAAETGPGSHVLRLSYGRAVGQTGTAKPEDFTGWPDEKLYRQALSDASALMGTSITEPDVLGWKVVRWVGALPSATVGHRDRVARVRELAADGKHLQLTGAWLAGTGLVAVVADSRTRARQLAAELKAAAPSSS; encoded by the coding sequence ATGCCGCACCAGCGTCACGACGCCGGGCACCAGGACCGCGTTGCCTCCCGCAGCAACCCGTGGACGGGCCGCCTTCCGGCACTCAAGGCTCCCACCGCCGTCGTTGTTGGAGGTGGGATCGCCGGGCTGGTCGCCGCGCGCGAACTTGCCATGCAGGGCGTGCAGGTCACCGTGCTGGAAGCGTCCGCGGACTTTGGCGGCTGCGTGGCGCGCCACGAGGTGGCGGGGTTCACGCTGGACGCCGGCGCGGAGTCCTTCGCAACACGCTCGCAGGCCGTCTCGGGGCTGGCCGGGGAACTCGGGCTGGGGGAGAGCATCGTGGCTCCGGATCCGGGCGGTGCCTGGGTGCAGCTGCCCGGTTCGGCCCAGCGGCTACCCAAAACCGGGCTGCTGGGCATTCCTGCCGACCCCACCGACCCGCAAATTGTGGCGGCCATTGGACGCACGGCTTCCCTGCGCGCGGCGGCCGATCGCGTGCTGCCGCTGGGGAACCTGCTGGGCAAAGACCAGCTGAGCCTGGGCGAGCTGGTCCGTACCCGGATGGGCAGCACCGTGCTTGAGCGGCTGGTGACCCCGGTGGCGGCCGGTGTCTATTCGGCCGATCCCGATGTGCTGGATGTGGACTCGGTGGCTCCAGGCCTGCGGGCTTCCGTGGCAACCCACGGTTCGCTGCAGGCCGCGGTGGGCGCCATGCGCAAAGCCACCCCGGCAGGTTCTGCCGTGGCCGGACTAGCGGGCGGCATGGGCCGGCTGACCGAGGCCCTGCTGGCGGATCTGAAGCGGCGCAAAGTCCAGTTGCACGCCTCCTCGCCGGTTAAGGCAATTTCAAAGCACGACGGCGGCTGGCGGGTAGCGTCCGCGGACGGCACCTTTGACGCGGCCGGGCTGGTGATGGCGGCGGACGGTGTCTCCGCCGTGACGCTGCTGCAGGAAAGCATTCCCGGGATCGCGGACTTGAAGCCGGCAGCCGGGCCCTCGGTGGCATTGGTGACGCTGGTGGTGGACCAGCCGGAGCTGGATGCCAAGCCGCGCGGCACCGGACTGCTGGTAGCGCCGGGGGTCGAAGATATTGCGGCGAAGGCGCTCACGCACGCCACGGCAAAGTGGCCCTGGCTGGCGGCCGAAACCGGCCCGGGCAGCCACGTGCTGCGTCTGTCCTACGGCAGGGCGGTAGGACAGACGGGTACCGCAAAGCCGGAGGACTTCACCGGTTGGCCCGACGAGAAGCTGTATCGCCAGGCGCTCAGCGACGCCTCGGCGCTGATGGGCACCTCGATCACCGAACCGGATGTGCTGGGCTGGAAGGTGGTCCGCTGGGTCGGCGCGCTGCCGTCCGCCACCGTGGGACATCGGGACAGGGTAGCCCGGGTGCGCGAGCTCGCTGCCGACGGGAAGCACCTGCAGCTGACCGGTGCCTGGTTGGCGGGGACTGGGCTGGTTGCCGTGGTCGCCGACAGCCGGACCCGCGCCCGTCAGCTTGCAGCCGAACTGAAGGCCGCGGCGCCGTCGTCGTCCTGA
- the hemC gene encoding hydroxymethylbilane synthase, producing MTSTVRIGTRGSALAVTQTTTVAEALAAAGGVDYELVRIKTEGDILKGSLAQIGGTGVFVAALREALLDDRCDVAVHSLKDLPTGVADGLQIAAYPARVDVRDALCARDGLTLSELPAGAKVGTGSPRRAAQLRAARPDLEVIDIRGNVETRLGRVRGMHGPEVIKGKQGDLDGVVLAAAGLSRLGRTETITELLDPTVMLPAPGQGSLAVECRTADAADGSALAKAMKDYDDEATRLSVTAERALLARLEAGCSAPIGALATLAGDVLRLEAVVCRPDGTRLLRSSLETNSPDMEAAAGLGARLAEDLLAQGAGELTPLAGS from the coding sequence GTGACAAGCACCGTCCGCATCGGCACCCGGGGCAGCGCCCTGGCCGTCACCCAGACCACTACCGTGGCCGAAGCCCTCGCCGCAGCCGGCGGGGTGGACTACGAGCTGGTCCGGATCAAGACCGAGGGCGACATCCTGAAGGGTTCGCTGGCGCAGATCGGCGGCACCGGTGTGTTCGTTGCGGCCCTGCGCGAGGCCCTGCTCGATGACCGCTGCGATGTGGCTGTGCATTCGCTCAAGGATCTGCCCACCGGTGTGGCCGACGGGCTCCAGATCGCGGCGTATCCGGCACGTGTTGATGTCCGGGACGCACTGTGTGCCCGGGACGGACTCACGCTGTCCGAGCTGCCGGCCGGTGCGAAGGTCGGCACCGGTTCCCCGCGCCGCGCGGCCCAGCTGCGCGCCGCCCGGCCGGACCTGGAGGTCATCGACATCCGCGGCAATGTGGAGACCCGGCTCGGCCGCGTCCGGGGAATGCATGGCCCCGAGGTCATCAAGGGTAAGCAGGGCGACCTGGACGGCGTGGTCCTGGCGGCCGCCGGCCTCAGCCGGCTGGGCCGGACCGAGACCATCACCGAGCTGCTGGATCCGACCGTCATGCTGCCGGCCCCGGGGCAGGGCTCGCTGGCCGTGGAGTGCCGGACGGCCGACGCCGCGGACGGAAGCGCACTGGCGAAGGCCATGAAAGATTACGACGACGAGGCCACCCGCCTCTCGGTGACCGCCGAACGTGCGCTGCTGGCCCGGCTGGAGGCCGGCTGCAGTGCACCCATCGGTGCCCTGGCAACGCTGGCCGGGGATGTTCTCCGGCTCGAAGCGGTAGTATGCCGGCCGGACGGAACACGGCTGCTGCGCAGCAGCCTGGAGACCAACAGCCCGGATATGGAAGCTGCGGCCGGCCTGGGAGCCCGGCTGGCCGAAGACCTGCTGGCCCAGGGAGCCGGAGAGCTGACCCCTCTGGCAGGCAGCTGA
- the hemQ gene encoding hydrogen peroxide-dependent heme synthase → MSETSTSGSASAVETAGEEELFYTLWTVFKRSGADIADSAVADFESAIARLGDAGVTLRGAYDVSAMREDADVMIWLHGPKPDELQAAVRTIRRTALFEETDIVWSAMGVHRDAEFTKSHSPSFALGKEPEAWLCVYPFVRSYEWYLLPAEERGKMLRDHGMLGRDFPQVLANTVASFALGDWEWILGLEAPELIDLVDLMRHLRYTDARNHVREEIPFYTGRRISPAEIAEVLR, encoded by the coding sequence ATGAGTGAAACGTCCACGTCCGGATCCGCCAGCGCCGTCGAAACTGCCGGCGAAGAAGAGCTGTTCTACACCCTTTGGACCGTGTTCAAGCGGTCCGGTGCTGACATTGCGGACTCTGCCGTTGCCGACTTCGAATCCGCCATCGCCCGCCTCGGGGATGCCGGCGTGACCCTGCGCGGCGCCTACGACGTCTCGGCCATGCGCGAAGACGCCGATGTCATGATCTGGCTCCACGGACCCAAGCCGGATGAGCTGCAGGCAGCCGTGCGCACTATCCGCCGCACCGCCCTGTTCGAAGAGACGGACATTGTCTGGTCCGCCATGGGTGTCCACCGCGACGCCGAATTCACCAAGAGCCACTCTCCGTCCTTCGCGCTGGGCAAGGAGCCGGAAGCCTGGCTCTGCGTCTACCCGTTTGTGCGCTCCTACGAGTGGTACCTGCTCCCGGCCGAGGAGCGCGGCAAGATGCTGCGCGACCACGGCATGCTTGGCCGCGATTTCCCGCAGGTGCTCGCCAACACCGTGGCGTCTTTCGCTCTGGGCGACTGGGAATGGATCCTGGGCCTGGAAGCGCCGGAACTGATCGATCTGGTCGACCTGATGCGCCACCTGCGCTACACCGACGCCCGCAACCACGTCCGCGAGGAAATCCCGTTCTACACCGGCCGCCGCATCAGCCCCGCCGAGATTGCCGAGGTACTGCGGTGA
- the hemB gene encoding porphobilinogen synthase: MSFPSHRPRRLRATAALRKLTAEVRIENSQLILPAFIREGISEPAPLQSMPGVVQHTTDSLKRAAFEAVELGLGGIMLFGVPATRDATGSAGVDPDGVLNKAIADVKAEVGNDLVVMSDVCLDEFTDHGHCGVLTPDGAVDNDATLEIYARMAVIQAQSGADVLGPSGMMDGQVAVIRQALDEAGLKDTAVLAYAAKYTSAFYGPFREAVDSQLSGDRKTYQMDPANRREAMLEVELDLEEGADMVMVKPAMSYLDIVADVAAMSPVPVAAYQISGEYAMIEAAAANGWIDRKPAILESVLGIRRAGADMVLTYWAAEIARWLKESN, encoded by the coding sequence ATGAGCTTTCCTAGCCACCGCCCGCGCCGACTCCGCGCCACCGCAGCGCTGCGCAAACTCACCGCGGAAGTGCGGATCGAGAACTCGCAGCTGATTCTGCCGGCATTTATCCGCGAGGGCATCTCCGAGCCGGCGCCGCTGCAGTCCATGCCCGGCGTCGTCCAGCACACCACCGATTCCCTTAAGCGGGCGGCGTTCGAAGCGGTGGAGCTTGGCCTGGGCGGCATCATGCTCTTTGGCGTGCCGGCCACCCGCGACGCCACCGGCAGCGCGGGCGTGGACCCGGACGGAGTGCTGAACAAAGCCATCGCGGATGTGAAGGCCGAAGTAGGCAACGATCTGGTGGTCATGAGCGATGTTTGTCTCGACGAGTTCACGGACCATGGCCACTGCGGTGTCCTCACTCCGGATGGGGCAGTGGACAATGACGCCACGCTGGAGATCTACGCGCGGATGGCCGTGATCCAGGCACAGTCCGGCGCGGACGTCCTGGGCCCGTCCGGCATGATGGACGGCCAGGTTGCCGTGATCCGCCAGGCCCTGGACGAGGCAGGCCTGAAGGACACCGCGGTGCTGGCCTACGCGGCCAAGTACACGTCCGCCTTCTATGGTCCTTTCCGCGAGGCAGTCGATTCGCAGTTGAGCGGTGACCGGAAGACGTACCAGATGGATCCGGCCAACCGCCGGGAGGCCATGCTGGAGGTAGAGCTGGATCTCGAAGAGGGTGCGGACATGGTGATGGTCAAGCCCGCCATGAGCTACCTCGACATCGTGGCGGATGTGGCGGCCATGTCTCCGGTACCGGTGGCCGCCTACCAGATTTCCGGCGAATACGCGATGATCGAGGCGGCGGCGGCCAACGGTTGGATCGACCGCAAGCCTGCCATCCTCGAGTCCGTGCTGGGCATCCGGCGGGCCGGGGCGGATATGGTTTTGACGTACTGGGCTGCCGAGATTGCCCGCTGGCTGAAGGAAAGCAACTAA
- a CDS encoding glutamyl-tRNA reductase, with product MVLLSLVATHSDLDLETVARLSAGSSQVASSVLKDGSPISGAVVLATCNRVEIYCETGSEADIDAARTAVISEISDRSGLDENLVARSFTTNTGPEVSRHLFAVGAGLDSAVVGEREIAGQVRRALNEAQQEGTASGALVRLFQTASRTAKDVGAQTALGGRGLSIVSVALDLATDLSEDRDWASKNVVVFGTGAYAGATMALLRGRGCTSISVYSSSGRARTFTETRGGFPLTEETLGAAVAAADVVIGCSGSDRQISAAEVAADREADAKPLTIIDLALTHDFDPAVGELDGVELITLESVRLAAPEEQAESVNQAAKIVDHAARAFEESQQARSVDAAIVALRRHTMAVLETELEKVRNQHGCTGPAQEVEFAMRRMVKQLLHLPTVRARELAANGQQDQYIAALDALYGISVAEPAAAPASAASDDSCPVDHTAGSRGQAATA from the coding sequence GTGGTTTTATTATCCTTGGTTGCGACCCATTCCGATCTTGATCTGGAAACGGTAGCCCGCCTGAGTGCCGGCTCCTCCCAGGTCGCTTCCAGCGTGCTCAAGGACGGAAGCCCGATCTCCGGCGCCGTGGTCCTTGCCACCTGCAACCGCGTCGAGATCTACTGCGAAACCGGCTCCGAAGCCGACATTGATGCCGCACGCACGGCCGTCATCTCCGAGATCAGCGACCGTTCCGGACTGGACGAAAACCTGGTTGCCCGCTCCTTCACCACCAATACCGGCCCCGAGGTCTCCCGTCACCTCTTTGCCGTCGGCGCCGGCCTCGATTCAGCCGTTGTGGGCGAGCGTGAAATCGCCGGGCAGGTACGCCGTGCCCTGAACGAAGCCCAGCAGGAGGGCACCGCCAGCGGGGCGCTCGTGCGGCTGTTCCAGACTGCTTCCCGCACCGCCAAGGACGTTGGCGCACAGACTGCGCTGGGTGGCCGCGGGCTTTCCATCGTCTCCGTTGCCCTGGACCTGGCCACCGATCTTTCCGAAGACCGTGACTGGGCGTCCAAGAACGTCGTCGTTTTCGGCACCGGGGCGTATGCCGGCGCCACCATGGCGCTGCTGCGCGGACGCGGCTGCACCAGTATTTCCGTCTACTCATCCTCCGGCCGGGCGCGGACGTTCACCGAGACCCGCGGAGGATTCCCTTTGACGGAAGAGACCTTGGGCGCGGCCGTCGCAGCTGCGGATGTCGTCATCGGTTGCAGCGGCAGCGACCGCCAGATCAGCGCCGCCGAGGTTGCCGCCGACCGTGAAGCCGATGCCAAACCCCTGACCATCATCGACTTGGCCCTGACCCACGATTTCGATCCCGCTGTTGGCGAACTGGACGGCGTCGAGCTCATCACGCTGGAGTCCGTGCGTTTGGCCGCTCCGGAAGAGCAGGCAGAGTCGGTCAACCAGGCGGCGAAGATCGTGGATCACGCCGCCCGGGCTTTCGAGGAAAGCCAGCAGGCACGCTCCGTGGATGCCGCCATTGTTGCACTGCGCCGGCACACCATGGCGGTATTGGAAACGGAGCTGGAAAAAGTCCGCAACCAGCACGGCTGCACCGGCCCTGCGCAGGAAGTGGAATTCGCCATGCGGCGGATGGTCAAGCAGTTGCTTCACCTGCCGACCGTGCGTGCCCGCGAGCTCGCAGCCAACGGCCAGCAGGACCAGTACATCGCGGCCCTTGACGCACTTTATGGCATCAGCGTTGCAGAACCCGCGGCGGCGCCGGCCAGCGCCGCCAGCGATGACAGCTGCCCCGTTGACCATACGGCAGGCAGCCGGGGGCAGGCCGCCACCGCCTGA